One stretch of Armigeres subalbatus isolate Guangzhou_Male chromosome 2, GZ_Asu_2, whole genome shotgun sequence DNA includes these proteins:
- the LOC134212620 gene encoding uncharacterized protein LOC134212620, producing MWENVRSEIEFYVLIFKHTSNMLSGAGFILSSAGILKVISLLCFIIGGLIFVTSGDCNESRFWAVTYIITTTVSAILAMLSYTLYALDLIKSSTALKIQYIAEITVAYIVFVLLLIVSIIMMTQCTSKKYTLDYIPEPLTIIGAVLMAIGGTLLFLDWRSKERIDDIQMNIPRSSQSQRTNPHLSRKSILV from the exons ATGTGGGAAAATGTACGTTCTGAAATTGAGTTCTATGTGTTGATTTTTAAACACACTTCAAACATGCTGAGTGGGGCAGGATTTATTCTATCTTCAGCAGGAATTTTAAAAGTAATCTCTCTG TTATGCTTCATAATCGGAGGATTGATTTTCGTCACTTCCGGGGATTGCAATGAGTCGCGTTTCTG GGCGGTCACCTACATCATAACCACGACTGTAAGTGCCATTCTAGCAATGCTGTCATACACATTATATGCGCTCGATCTGATAAAGTCAAGCACAGCGCTCAAAATACAATACATCGCTGAGATAACGGTGGCCTATATCGTGTTTGTTCTGCTACTGATTGTTTCCATCATTATGATGACACAATGCACCAGCAAAAAGTATACCCTAGACTATATTCCAGAG CCTCTGACGATAATTGGAGCAGTTCTAATGGCTATCGGTGGAACGCTTTTATTTCTCGACTGGCGCTCGAAGGAACGCATCGATGATATTCAGATGAATATCCCACGCTCATCACAATCGCAACGCACCAACCCTCATCTCTCAAGAAAATCAATACTAGTTTAG
- the LOC134212622 gene encoding PHD finger-like domain-containing protein 5A, with the protein MAKHHPDLIFCRKQPGVAIGRLCEKCDGKCVICDSYVRPCTLVRICDECNYGSYQGRCVICGGPGVSDAYYCKECTIQEKDRDGCPKIVNLGSSKTDLFYERKKYGFKQR; encoded by the exons ATGGCGAAGCATCACCCCGATCTTATATTCTGCCGTAAACAGCCAGGAGTGG CTATAGGACGCCTGTGCGAGAAGTGCGATGGAAAGTGTGTGATCTGCGATTCTTACGTGAGACCGTGCACTTTGGTGCGCATCTGTGACGAGTGCAATTACGGATCCTACCAGGGACGATGCGTAATTTGCGGTGGACCTGGAGTGTCTGATGCCTACTACTGCAAGGAATGTACGATTCAGGAAAAAGAT AGGGATGGATGTCCAAAGATTGTAAACCTGGGAAGTTCTAAAACGGATCTTTTCTACGAGAGGAAAAAGTATGGCTTCAAACAGCGGTAG